In the genome of Cryptomeria japonica chromosome 8, Sugi_1.0, whole genome shotgun sequence, one region contains:
- the LOC131857357 gene encoding TMV resistance protein N-like, with protein sequence MDVRSVESQYQSSEVRSSLAFVGPPRACTSQSSLILQQKGKLNNEKVVDDLLAIAIPQWRDARWLTITTWRLDGGPDRFLPNTRQIHDNTYYLFFCCTIISTPLNAFEGIASSSTSASNKVRYEVFINHRGVDTKHTLATSIYNALNGIGLKVFLDEKELELGNFITAEIEEAMRTSLIHIAIFSPRYAESPWCLAELSYMLKTGTTIIPVFYDVEPSDLRYLKGPFGAAFEEHENKKRKRYAPEKLEEWKEALSNISLRHGQVLKGKSDDGGKLLKSIVNCVMKHMKREVQLEVAKYPVGLDEAVHACESKFDSSQKIQIVGIVGMGGSGKTTLAKEIYNRKSSLIDKSSFLFEVRDAENKKELCTRQKKLMQDISGVTSQFDNVEEGKIILKRHLRFLQVFLILDDVDSLQQLDALLPGIDSLGEGSLIIVTSRELGVLKSWGISSIYQMKGLNPRHAKELLCWHSFL encoded by the exons ATGGATGTGCGAAGCGTAGAAAGTCAGTATCAGTCATCGGAAGTTAG gagcagTTTGGCATTTGTGGGTCCCCCGCGTGCGTGTACATCTCAGAGCAGCCTAATTTTGCAGCAAAAAGGGAAATTAAACAACGAGAAAGTTGTAGATGATCTGTTGGCCATCGCTATTCCGCAATGGAGAGATGCACGATGGTTAACCATCACGACTTGGCGACTAGATGGTGGGCCCGACAG ATTCCTACCTAATACTAGACAAATTCATGATAATACCTATTACCTATTTTTTTGCTGCACTATTATTTCTACCCCTCTCAATGCTTTTGAGGGAATTGCATCTTCATCTACATCTGCATCAAACAAGGTCCGCTACGAAGTATTCATTAATCATCGGGGTGTTGACACCAAGCATACTCTGGCCACTTCTATTTACAATGCCCTCAATGGCATTGGACTTAAAGTTTTCCTGGATGAAAAAGAGCTTGAACTGGGCAATTTCATAACAGCTGAAATAGAAGAGGCCATGCGCACCTCTCTCATTCATATTGCCATATTTTCACCTAGATATGCGGAATCTCCCTGGTGTTTGGCCGAACTGTCATATATGCTCAAAACCGGCACCACAATCATTCCAGTGTTCTACGATGTTGAGCCCAGTGATCTCCGCTACCTGAAAGGACCATTTGGTGCTGCATTTGAGGAGCATGAAAACAAGAAGAGAAAGAGATATGCCCCAGAAAAACTGGAGGAGTGGAAAGAGGCGCTATCCAACATTTCACTCCGTCATGGCCAAGTTCTGAAGGGGAAATCTGA TGATGGAGGAAAGTTGTTGAAGAGCATCGTAAATTGTGTGATGAAACACATGAAAAGGGAGGTGCAATTGGAGGTAGCCAAATATCCAGTGGGCCTTGATGAGGCAGTACATGCTTGTGAAAGTAAATTTGATTCTTCTCAAAAAATACAAATTGTGGGGATTGTTGGTATGGGGGGCTCTGGGAAAACGACACTTGCAAAAGAAATATACAATAGGAAAAGTTCCTTAATAGATAAATCCAGTTTTCTTTTTGAAGTCCGAGATgcagaaaataaaaaagaattgtGTACAAGGCAGAAGAAACTTATGCAAGACATTAGTGGTGTTACATCTCAATTTGATAATGTAGAAGAAGGGAAGATAATCCTTAAAAGGCATTTGAGATTTCTTCAGGTTTTTTTAATTTTGGATGATGTGGACAGTTTACAACAATTAGATGCTCTATTGCCAGGAATTGACAGTTTGGGAGAAGGTAGTTTAATTATTGTTACAAGTCGTGAATTGGGTGTTCTTAAATCATGGGGAATTTCATCCATTTACCAaatgaaaggattaaatcctaGACATGCTAAGGAGCTTTTGTGTTGGCATAGTTTCTTATAG